From Riemerella anatipestifer ATCC 11845 = DSM 15868, a single genomic window includes:
- a CDS encoding type II toxin-antitoxin system RelE/ParE family toxin — METIRQVIAYKKYFLDFYQAQTDEVQRKIEWTLNLLRTIDRVPKKYFDHITGTDGLFEVRVELGGNIFRIFAFFDKGNLVVLGNGFQKKSQKTPKNEIEKAIKIKAEYENERK, encoded by the coding sequence GTGGAAACTATAAGACAAGTTATTGCATATAAAAAATACTTTTTGGACTTCTACCAAGCCCAAACAGATGAAGTACAAAGAAAGATTGAATGGACTTTGAACTTGTTGCGGACAATTGACCGAGTTCCTAAAAAGTATTTTGACCATATAACTGGAACTGACGGACTTTTTGAAGTTCGGGTTGAACTTGGTGGAAACATTTTTAGAATTTTCGCTTTTTTCGATAAAGGAAATTTAGTTGTTTTAGGGAATGGTTTTCAAAAAAAATCTCAAAAAACACCAAAAAATGAAATAGAAAAGGCAATAAAAATAAAAGCAGAATATGAAAACGAAAGAAAATAA
- a CDS encoding helix-turn-helix domain-containing protein, with translation MKTKENNITTLDEILDNKYGKRGAKEREQWEQEFESFQLGVLLEEARRKLGMTQEELAEKCGTNKSYISRIENNASDIRLSTLMKIIQTGLGGHLKLTLQL, from the coding sequence ATGAAAACGAAAGAAAATAACATTACAACGCTTGACGAAATCCTTGACAATAAATACGGAAAACGAGGTGCAAAAGAAAGAGAACAGTGGGAACAAGAATTTGAAAGTTTCCAACTTGGTGTTTTGCTGGAGGAAGCAAGACGCAAACTTGGTATGACACAAGAAGAACTTGCTGAAAAGTGCGGAACAAATAAGTCTTACATTTCACGTATAGAAAATAATGCAAGTGACATTCGACTTTCAACTTTGATGAAAATTATTCAAACGGGATTAGGCGGACATTTAAAACTTACTTTACAGCTCTAA